A stretch of Halocalculus aciditolerans DNA encodes these proteins:
- the rqcH gene encoding ribosome rescue protein RqcH codes for MNQKREMTSVDLVALTRELRDYEGAKVDKAYLYGDDLVRLKMRDFDEGRVELLLEVGDTKRAHVAAPEHVPDAPGRPPNFAKMLRNRLSGADLADVRQYGFDRIVEFEFRREDQDTTIVVELFGDGNVAVLDQNGTVVDCLDTVRLQSRTVAPGSQYGFPQARLNPLEVDYEEFAAQMEQSDTDLVRTVATQLNFGGLYGEELCTRAGVEKTKDIADAGDDEFEAIYHAMTSMFDRLKSGDVDPRVYYEPSEDDDGSETRVDVTPLPLEEHAELESEAFDSFNAALDDYFTNLGGTEEEEGSAANAGKPDFQAEIEKNERIIAQQEGAIEDFEREAEAEREKAEALYGNYDLVDDFLTTVREARDAGYSWAEVEETLEDAKESGMDEAQPFEGVDEQNGRVRVRLGDHSIWLEPESGVEKNADRLYTEAKRIEEKKEGALEAIENTREELEAAKKRKAEWSEEPASDEAEEDAEDEDIDWLSRSSVPVRKPERWYDRFRWFRTSDGFLVIGGRNADQNEEIVKKYMDNYDRFFHAQAHGGPVTVLKTSAPSEPAQDIDVPRQSLEEAAQFAVSYSSVWKDGRGAGDAYMVMPEQVSKTAESGEYLSKGGFTIRGEREYFRDVAVGCAVGITCEPETRVVGGPPSVITEQAELAVELEPGRYAQGDAAKRVYRKFREAFADTSFVRKVASPDQIQLFMPPGGSRIKD; via the coding sequence ATGAATCAGAAACGGGAGATGACGAGCGTCGACCTCGTGGCGCTCACGCGGGAGCTCCGCGACTACGAGGGGGCGAAGGTCGATAAGGCCTATCTCTACGGCGACGACCTCGTCCGGCTGAAGATGCGGGATTTCGACGAGGGCCGCGTGGAACTCCTCCTCGAAGTCGGCGACACGAAGCGCGCGCACGTCGCCGCGCCGGAGCACGTCCCGGACGCGCCGGGGCGGCCGCCGAACTTCGCGAAGATGCTGCGGAACCGGCTGTCGGGCGCGGACCTCGCGGACGTCCGCCAGTACGGCTTCGACCGCATCGTCGAGTTCGAGTTCCGCCGCGAGGACCAGGACACGACCATCGTCGTGGAGCTCTTCGGGGACGGGAACGTCGCCGTTCTCGACCAGAACGGCACCGTCGTGGACTGCCTCGACACCGTGCGCTTGCAGAGCCGGACGGTCGCGCCGGGGAGCCAGTACGGGTTCCCGCAGGCGCGCCTGAACCCCCTGGAGGTCGACTACGAGGAGTTCGCGGCGCAGATGGAGCAGTCCGATACGGACCTCGTGCGGACGGTGGCGACGCAGTTGAACTTCGGCGGGCTCTACGGCGAGGAGCTCTGCACGCGAGCGGGCGTGGAGAAGACGAAGGACATCGCGGACGCCGGCGACGACGAGTTCGAAGCCATCTATCACGCGATGACGTCGATGTTCGACCGGCTCAAGTCGGGCGACGTCGACCCGCGCGTCTACTACGAGCCGAGCGAGGACGACGACGGCTCGGAGACGCGCGTGGACGTGACGCCGCTCCCGCTGGAGGAGCACGCGGAGCTGGAGTCGGAGGCGTTCGACTCGTTCAACGCGGCGCTCGACGACTACTTCACGAACCTCGGTGGCACGGAAGAAGAGGAGGGGAGCGCGGCGAACGCGGGGAAGCCGGATTTCCAGGCGGAGATCGAGAAGAACGAGCGCATCATCGCCCAGCAGGAGGGCGCGATCGAGGACTTCGAGAGGGAGGCGGAGGCGGAGCGAGAGAAGGCCGAGGCGCTCTACGGGAACTACGACCTCGTCGACGACTTCCTCACGACCGTCCGAGAGGCGCGGGACGCCGGGTACTCGTGGGCGGAGGTCGAGGAGACGCTCGAAGACGCGAAGGAGTCGGGGATGGACGAGGCGCAGCCGTTCGAGGGCGTCGACGAGCAGAACGGCCGCGTCCGCGTGCGCCTCGGCGACCACTCCATCTGGCTGGAGCCGGAGTCAGGCGTCGAGAAGAACGCGGACCGCCTCTACACGGAGGCAAAGCGCATCGAGGAGAAGAAAGAGGGCGCGCTCGAGGCCATCGAGAACACGCGCGAGGAGCTGGAAGCGGCGAAGAAGCGGAAGGCGGAGTGGTCGGAGGAGCCGGCGTCCGACGAGGCAGAAGAGGACGCAGAGGACGAGGATATCGACTGGCTGTCGCGGTCGTCGGTGCCGGTGCGGAAGCCGGAGCGGTGGTACGACCGCTTCCGCTGGTTCCGCACCTCCGACGGCTTCCTCGTCATCGGCGGGCGGAACGCCGACCAGAACGAGGAGATCGTGAAGAAGTACATGGACAACTACGACCGGTTCTTCCACGCGCAGGCGCACGGCGGCCCGGTCACGGTGTTGAAGACGAGCGCGCCGTCGGAGCCCGCACAGGACATCGACGTCCCCCGGCAGTCGCTGGAGGAGGCGGCGCAGTTCGCCGTCAGCTACTCCTCGGTGTGGAAGGACGGCCGCGGCGCGGGCGACGCCTACATGGTCATGCCCGAGCAGGTCTCGAAGACCGCGGAGTCCGGCGAGTACCTCTCGAAGGGCGGGTTCACCATCCGCGGGGAGCGCGAGTACTTCCGCGACGTCGCCGTGGGGTGTGCGGTCGGTATCACTTGTGAGCCGGAGACGCGCGTCGTCGGCGGCCCGCCGAGCGTCATCACCGAGCAGGCGGAGCTCGCCGTCGAACTCGAGCCCGGGCGGTACGCGCAGGGAGACGCCGCGAAACGCGTGTATCGGAAATTCCGGGAGGCGTTCGCGGACACGAGCTTCGTGCGGAAGGTCGCGAGCCCGGACCAGATTCAGCTCTTCATGCCGCCGGGCGGCAGTCGCATCAAGGACTGA
- a CDS encoding DUF4013 domain-containing protein encodes MFEDALNYPREGDDWLTKILIGGGLQWVAAFIVFVSVFLMFVGIGFLTIWFAVVPGIVLAGYTLDVARSVLDSDPEMPAFEDWQRLFVDGLKVFLVGIVYGLPLLVLGLVFLAVAVLGGRADVGALVIVVFFLVAFAYSLAVTYVFPVSLVNMAREDDVAAAFDFAVLSDVALDGDYAVGWLLAVVVKLLGGVVNSILGAVVVGFLLVPLVQFYTRVSGTYLLTRGFMDVRGIDFDPDTDHQTTLDEAAGSDAGLGEGEDDDSMPEAQTTVEPDSDVDDTVSSLKDVEQSRPPADAAGETSDEDASDAGAADNADADETDADSDADDADDDDDDSAGGGERRDDRSV; translated from the coding sequence GTGTTCGAAGACGCCCTGAACTACCCCCGCGAGGGAGACGACTGGCTGACGAAGATACTCATCGGCGGCGGCCTCCAGTGGGTCGCGGCCTTCATCGTCTTCGTCTCCGTCTTCTTGATGTTCGTCGGTATCGGCTTCCTGACTATCTGGTTCGCCGTCGTTCCCGGCATCGTGCTCGCCGGGTACACGCTCGACGTCGCGCGGAGCGTGCTCGACAGCGACCCCGAGATGCCGGCGTTCGAGGACTGGCAGCGGTTGTTCGTCGACGGCCTGAAGGTCTTCCTCGTCGGTATCGTCTACGGGCTTCCGCTGCTCGTGCTCGGCCTCGTCTTCCTCGCCGTGGCGGTGCTCGGCGGGCGGGCCGACGTGGGCGCGCTCGTCATCGTCGTCTTCTTCCTCGTGGCGTTCGCCTACAGCCTCGCCGTCACCTACGTCTTCCCGGTCTCGCTCGTGAACATGGCGCGCGAGGACGACGTCGCCGCGGCGTTCGACTTCGCCGTGCTCTCCGACGTCGCGCTCGACGGCGACTACGCGGTCGGCTGGCTGCTCGCGGTCGTCGTGAAACTCCTCGGCGGCGTCGTGAACAGCATCCTCGGCGCGGTCGTCGTCGGCTTCCTCCTCGTGCCGCTCGTCCAGTTCTACACGCGCGTCTCCGGCACCTACCTCCTCACGCGCGGCTTCATGGACGTCCGCGGCATCGACTTCGACCCCGACACCGACCACCAGACCACGCTCGACGAAGCCGCCGGCTCCGACGCCGGCCTCGGCGAGGGCGAAGACGACGACTCGATGCCCGAAGCGCAGACGACGGTCGAGCCCGACAGCGACGTCGACGACACCGTCAGCAGCCTCAAGGACGTCGAGCAGTCCCGGCCGCCGGCGGACGCGGCCGGCGAGACGAGCGACGAAGACGCGTCCGACGCCGGCGCTGCTGACAACGCGGACGCCGACGAGACCGACGCTGACTCCGACGCTGACGACGCCGACGATGATGACGACGATTCGGCGGGCGGCGGCGAGCGTCGCGACGACCGGTCGGTTTAG